One Cryptococcus decagattii chromosome 9, complete sequence DNA window includes the following coding sequences:
- a CDS encoding vacuolar protein sorting-associated protein 26B-like, translated as MELSIIRRETTGSPPNQYNESETITKFEIMNGAPVRGETILTRLLLGGFEMTPTFRDVNKKFSTRYYLNLVLIDEENRSYFKQQEITIFGIPEN; from the exons ATGGAGCTATCAATTATACGGCGCGAAACCACTGGCTCGCCGCCTAACCAGTACAATGAATCAGAAACAATCACAAAGTTTGAGATCATGAACGGTGCTCCCGTTCGGGGAGAGACTATACTTACCCGGCTTCTTTTGGGTGGTTTCGAAATGACTCCTACTTTCCGCGATGTCAATAAAAAATTTTCGACGAGATATTATCTCAATCTCGTTCTaattgatgaagaaaatAGAAGTTACTTCAAGCAGCAAGAGATCACAATATTTGGGATCCC TGAAAATTAG